From a region of the Narcine bancroftii isolate sNarBan1 chromosome 5, sNarBan1.hap1, whole genome shotgun sequence genome:
- the LOC138764090 gene encoding pancreatic alpha-amylase-like isoform X3: MPEEEGKISPPNDHIVLDNPWRPWWERYQPISYKLCSRSGTEEEFRDMVTRCNNVGVQIYADVVINHMCGASGGSGTHSSCGTYFNAGAEDFPAVPYSSWDFNDPKCKSPSGNIENYNDVNQVRDCRLVSLLDLAQQKDYVRGKIADYMNHLLDLGVAGFRVDACKHMWPGDLANIYSRLHNLNTQWFSPGSKPFIYQEVIDMGGEPIKSTQYTSLGKVTEFRYGAKLGTVVRRWNGEKMSYLRNWGEGWAFLPSDQALVFVDNHDNQRGQGAGGASILTFWDPRLYKVAVAFMLAHPYGQTRIMSSYRWDRKFVNGKDVNDWIGPPSYSNGATKAVTLNPDTTCGNGWVCEHRWRQIRNMAIFRNVVGKEPLTNWWDNGSNQIAFGRGALGFIAINNDDWNMAITLQTGLPAGTYCDVISGQKEGNRCTGMQVTVDSSGNANFQISNTDQDPMLAIHMKDKL, translated from the exons ATTTCTCCACCCAATGACCACATTGTGTTGGATAATCCGTGGAGACCGTGGTGGGAACGATACCAGCCAATCAGCTACAAGCTCTGCTCCAGATCGGGTACCGAGGAGGAGTTCCGTGACATGGTGACGCGGTGCAATAATGTCGGG GTGCAGATCTATGCAGATGTTGTTATTAACCACATGTGTGGGGCTTCAGGGGGTTCGGGAACTCACTCCTCGTGTGGAACCTACTTCAACGCGGGAGCTGAGGACTTCCCGGCCGTGCCCTACTCGTCCTGGGACTTCAACGATCCCAAATGCAAATCGCCCAGCGGCAACATCGAGAACTATAATGATGTCAACCAG GTGAGAGACTGCCGACTGGTCAGCCTGCTGGACCTGGCGCAGCAGAAGGATTACGTGCGTGGGAAGATTGCCGACTACATGAACCACCTCCTGGACCTGGGTGTGGCCGGTTTCCGGGTGGACGCCTGCAAACACATGTGGCCTGGAGACCTGGCGAACATCTACAGCCGGCTGCACAACCTCAACACCCAGTGGTTCAGCCCCGGCTCCAAACCCTTCATCTACCAGGAG GTTATTGATATGGGGGGAGAGCCCATCAAATCCACACAGTACACCTCCCTGGGGAAAGTCACGGAATTCAGATACGGTGCCAAACTGGGCACGGTGGTTCgcagatggaatggagagaagaTGTCCTATCTGAG gaactggggGGAAGGCTGGGCCTTTCTGCCGTCAGACCAAGCACTGGTGTTTGTAGACAACCATGATAACCAGAGGGGACAGGGTGCTGGAGGAGCCTCCATCCTCACCTTCTGGGATCCCAG GTTGTACAAGGTAGCCGTGGCCTTCATGCTTGCTCACCCTTACGGACAGACCCGCATCATGTCCAGTTACCGCTGGGACCGCAAGTTTGTGAATGGGAAG GATGTGAACGACTGGATCGGCCCACCAAGTTACAGCAACGGGGCCACGAAGGCAGTGACCCTGAACCCTGACACCACGTGTGGTAACGGCTGGGTATGTGAGCATCGCTGGAGGCAGATCAG GAACATGGCCATCTTCCGCAACGTGGTGGGGAAGGAGCCCCTCACAAACTGGTGGGACAATGGAAGTAATCAGATCGCCTTTGGCCGCGGAGCGCTCGGGTTCATCGCCATCAACAACGATGACTG GAACATGGCAATAACCTTACAGACAGGGCTTCCCGCTGGCACTTACTGTGATGTGATCTCGGGGCAGAAGGAAGGAAATCGCTGCACAGGAATGCAGGTCACTGTCGACTCAAGTGGCAACGCGAACTTCCAAATCAGCAACACAGACCAGGACCCGATGTTGGCCATCCACATGAAGGACAAACTGTAA